From a single Brassica napus cultivar Da-Ae chromosome C9, Da-Ae, whole genome shotgun sequence genomic region:
- the LOC111209410 gene encoding glutathione S-transferase T3-like — protein MDSNPYRSFNFVDLLQSQQETGIGSESFPIPLFGTQATEGSNFEPDSHVESRGRHTWTPTDDNVFISSWLNTSKDHVVGNEQRSVSFWKRIAAYYSASPKIASQCKQRWHKINDMVEKFCGAFEVATREKISGQNDTDVLKHAHKIFFNNYKKKFTLEHAWKELRHDQKWSDLSSACSQGDSKRKKLDNGSHSACLLADDGATRPPGVKAAKSRGKKQVSDGKDLDEFQKCGESSKRIWLLRRSCRR, from the coding sequence ATGGATTCCAATCCATATAGGagttttaattttgttgatCTTCTTCAAAGTCAACAAGAAACTGGCATCGGTTCAGAATCCTTCCCTATTCCTTTATTTGGGACGCAAGCAACTGAAGGTTCAAACTTCGAACCAGACAGTCATGTGGAGAGTAGAGGACGACACACGTGGACTCCAACAGATGACAATGTCTTCATCAGCTCTTGGTTAAATACCAGTAAAGACCATGTGGTAGGGAATGAGCAACGGTCGGTTTCTTTCTGGAAAAGGATAGCAGCCTACTACTCGGCTAGTCCTAAGATCGCATCACAGTGTAAGCAAAGGTGGCACAAGATCAACGACATGGTGGAAAAGTTTTGTGGAGCTTTTGAAGTAGCAACTCGTGAGAAAATCAGTGGGCAAAACGACACTGATGTTCTCAAACATGCCCACAAGATCTTCTTCAAcaactacaaaaagaagttcacATTAGAACATGCTTGGAAAGAGCTTAGACATGACCAGAAGTGGTCTGATCTTTCTTCTGCTTGCTCTCAAGGAGATTCCAAAAGGAAGAAGTTAGATAACGGCTCGCACTCAGCCTGCTTACTGGCTGACGATGGAGCAACTCGACCCCCTGGTGTTAAGGCTGCAAAATCCCGTGGAAAGAAACAAGTCAGTGATGGGAAAGACCTTGATGAGTTTCAGAAATGTGGAGAATCAAGCAAGAGGATTTGGTTATTAAGGAGAAGCTGTCGAAGATGA
- the LOC106394842 gene encoding CRIB domain-containing protein RIC9 yields the protein MSTRFKGIYQKSFKCFSDISDEKDEEMDIGYPTDVRHVSHIGWDSSSSSAPSWLREFKTSNNVFEPNSSWPFTDLKSAMEAFGEVESSKELGKESTKQYLKKKLSSKASKLCNPWSPRFSRSSKVIA from the exons ATGTCAACAAGATTCAAAGGGATTTATCAGAAGAGCTTCAAGTGTTTCTCCGACATTTCGG ATGAGAAGGATGAGGAGATGGATATAGGTTATCCTACAGATGTTCGACACGTGTCACATATCGGTTGGGATAGTTCATCGAGTAGTGCACCGAGTTGG CTACGTGAATTCAAGACGAGCAACAACGTTTTTGAGCCAAATTCATCGTGGCCGTTTACAg attTGAAATCAGCCATGGAAGCATTTGGAGAAGTTGAAAGCAGCAAAGAATTGGGGAAAGAATCAACGAAACAatacctgaagaagaagctctCTTCAAAAGCCTCTAAGTTGTGTAATCCATGGTCACCAAGATTCTCAAGATCAAGCAAGGTCATTGCTtga